The Candidatus Nomurabacteria bacterium genome has a segment encoding these proteins:
- the ruvX gene encoding Holliday junction resolvase RuvX — translation MKYLGIDFGSKRVGLAVSSEDGKFAFPLKTLDNNSKLLENTISVIKDEGIETLVFGLSKNSSMEENPIEEMVQDFISKLKESLPEISIDRELEYFSSVEAVRFPNVSQKKNLLDRKSKVEKIENIDEKAAAVILSRYLDKKKV, via the coding sequence ATGAAATACCTAGGTATAGATTTTGGGTCGAAAAGGGTCGGGCTTGCCGTATCAAGCGAAGACGGCAAATTTGCTTTCCCGCTAAAGACTCTGGATAACAACTCAAAACTATTGGAAAACACGATTTCTGTCATAAAAGACGAAGGAATAGAAACTTTGGTTTTTGGTCTTTCTAAAAATAGTTCAATGGAAGAAAATCCTATAGAGGAAATGGTTCAAGATTTTATATCAAAACTAAAAGAATCTCTTCCAGAAATTTCTATAGATAGAGAGTTGGAGTACTTTTCATCTGTAGAGGCGGTGAGGTTTCCAAATGTTTCTCAAAAAAAGAATCTTTTAGATAGAAAAAGTAAAGTCGAAAAAATAGAAAACATAGACGAGAAAGCTGCTGCAGTCATACTTTCTCGTTATTTAGATAAAAAGAAAGTATAA
- a CDS encoding GIY-YIG nuclease family protein, producing MYYVYILQSTKNSNLYKGVTSDLKRRLREHNLGNVKSTKPHKPWKLIYYQGFTSKIDAESEEKFLKTGKGRERIKYLLKDTLKN from the coding sequence ATGTATTATGTATATATTTTACAAAGTACCAAAAACTCTAATCTTTACAAAGGAGTAACGTCTGACTTAAAAAGAAGGTTGAGAGAACACAATTTAGGTAACGTAAAATCTACCAAACCACACAAACCCTGGAAACTCATTTACTATCAGGGATTCACATCAAAAATTGATGCCGAGTCTGAAGAAAAGTTTTTGAAAACAGGAAAAGGTAGAGAAAGAATAAAGTATTTGTTAAAAGATACTTTGAAAAATTAA
- a CDS encoding ZIP family metal transporter, whose amino-acid sequence MINTITASFLSIILVSLVSLIGVFTLYLKQETLKKYIFVFVSLALGALLGDAFLHLIPESFENLEPTLASMLVIAGIFLFFILEKFLHWHHHEVDEENHDHSHHHVGKMILVSDGLHNILDGAIIAASYLVSIPVGVATTIAVLLHEIPQEIGDFGVLLHSGYSKKRALFLNFVSALLAVVGGAIVLLFGSVTDKLIPIVVPIAAGGFIYIAMADLMPEIHKPGRKKMVILETFMAILGVVCMYLLLFLE is encoded by the coding sequence ATGATAAACACAATAACAGCCTCTTTCCTGAGTATAATCCTCGTTAGCCTTGTTTCTTTGATAGGGGTTTTTACTCTGTACTTAAAACAAGAAACTCTAAAAAAGTATATATTTGTCTTTGTTTCTCTCGCACTTGGAGCACTTCTTGGAGACGCGTTTTTACACCTTATACCAGAATCTTTTGAGAACCTTGAACCAACACTTGCGTCTATGCTTGTAATAGCTGGAATATTTTTGTTTTTTATTCTCGAGAAATTTCTTCACTGGCATCACCATGAAGTAGACGAAGAAAACCATGACCACTCGCATCATCACGTTGGTAAAATGATTCTAGTTTCTGACGGACTTCACAATATACTAGATGGTGCGATAATTGCAGCAAGCTACCTTGTAAGTATTCCTGTCGGAGTGGCTACAACTATTGCGGTACTTCTACATGAAATACCACAAGAGATTGGAGATTTCGGAGTCCTTCTTCATAGTGGGTATTCTAAAAAAAGAGCACTGTTTTTGAACTTTGTTTCAGCGCTTCTTGCTGTTGTTGGTGGTGCTATCGTACTTTTGTTTGGAAGCGTTACTGATAAACTCATACCTATAGTTGTACCTATTGCCGCTGGAGGATTCATATACATAGCTATGGCTGACCTTATGCCAGAGATACACAAACCAGGAAGAAAAAAGATGGTTATACTCGAGACGTTTATGGCCATTCTGGGAGTCGTCTGTATGTACCTACTTCTGTTTCTAGAATAA
- a CDS encoding transcriptional repressor, with protein sequence MGEKSTKHIVSEVFEKSNIKQTLSREKVLSILIESRKPLCVQDIRNLSGGELDRVSIYRNLECFLSRGIIYRSDFRKGRAFFEYQTNHHHHITCTICGDRESIDFCISDKLDKIKSSLKKFNSPSNHILEFFGKCKKCENK encoded by the coding sequence ATGGGAGAAAAGTCAACAAAACATATCGTCTCAGAGGTATTCGAAAAAAGTAATATAAAACAAACTCTTTCCCGAGAAAAAGTTTTGAGCATACTGATTGAGTCTCGGAAACCTCTTTGCGTACAAGACATAAGAAATCTTTCCGGAGGAGAATTGGATAGAGTTTCTATATATAGAAACCTGGAATGTTTTTTGTCACGTGGAATAATTTACAGATCAGACTTTAGAAAAGGTCGTGCCTTTTTTGAGTATCAAACAAATCACCATCACCACATAACTTGTACGATTTGTGGAGATAGAGAATCTATAGATTTTTGTATAAGTGATAAATTAGATAAAATAAAAAGTAGTTTGAAAAAGTTTAATTCTCCATCAAACCATATATTAGAATTTTTTGGAAAATGTAAAAAATGCGAAAACAAATAA
- a CDS encoding YibE/F family protein gives MRKQIKTILILLIVLVPFFNSSAQEVVETNTTIKGRVVEILDQETRNVPGTNTPHTYQTITAEILSGEKEGQIITIENDFLEMKPGSVFYANHFSDIDGRDYYSIINIERKNGLIILTLIFVLSVVLLSGWQGARSIIALIGSFLAIFYILIPGMLAGWSPVLASSLVAGSVLFFAIFFTHGFNRESFVAYIGTILSVVLTILLAKFAINITSLSGIATEESVYLNFNTQGSINFVELLLGGIIIGILGVLDDISITQVAVVRELYDSNKNMTKKEAYKRSIRVGKEHVSALVNTLILAYTGTSLPLLLLFSSSGSDMGFSMVNLEIFATEVVRTMVGSIGIIMTVPIVTLLAVVYLKNKKHSKSFHVHSHAHAHDHSY, from the coding sequence ATGCGAAAACAAATAAAAACAATACTAATCTTACTTATTGTTCTTGTTCCCTTTTTTAATTCTAGTGCTCAAGAAGTAGTAGAAACAAACACAACAATAAAAGGAAGGGTTGTTGAAATACTAGACCAAGAAACAAGAAACGTCCCTGGAACAAACACTCCGCACACATATCAGACAATAACAGCCGAAATTCTAAGCGGAGAAAAAGAAGGTCAAATAATAACAATAGAAAATGATTTTCTTGAAATGAAACCCGGTAGTGTTTTTTATGCAAATCACTTTTCAGATATAGACGGCAGAGATTACTACTCAATAATAAATATAGAAAGAAAAAATGGGCTTATAATTCTAACGCTTATTTTTGTTTTATCTGTTGTACTTTTAAGTGGCTGGCAGGGGGCGAGATCTATAATTGCACTTATCGGAAGCTTTTTGGCAATATTTTATATTCTAATACCAGGAATGCTTGCTGGGTGGAGTCCCGTTTTGGCAAGCTCTCTTGTTGCTGGTAGTGTCTTATTTTTCGCTATATTTTTTACACACGGATTCAATAGAGAGTCTTTTGTGGCGTACATAGGAACGATTCTTTCTGTTGTACTAACAATACTTTTGGCAAAATTTGCCATAAATATAACGAGTTTATCTGGGATAGCAACAGAAGAGTCTGTTTATCTAAACTTCAACACACAAGGATCGATCAATTTTGTTGAGCTTCTTTTGGGTGGAATAATAATTGGTATTCTGGGAGTTCTAGATGATATATCAATAACACAAGTTGCCGTTGTTAGGGAGCTATATGACAGCAATAAAAATATGACTAAAAAAGAAGCTTACAAAAGATCTATTCGTGTCGGAAAAGAACACGTTAGTGCGCTTGTAAACACTCTTATTTTGGCATATACGGGAACATCACTACCACTCCTTCTTTTGTTTTCATCGTCAGGAAGTGATATGGGTTTTTCTATGGTAAATTTGGAAATATTTGCAACAGAAGTTGTAAGAACAATGGTTGGAAGCATAGGAATAATAATGACAGTTCCAATAGTAACTCTACTTGCTGTAGTTTATCTAAAAAACAAAAAGCATAGCAAAAGTTTCCATGTGCACAGTCATGCTCATGCGCACGATCATTCTTATTAA
- the rpsT gene encoding 30S ribosomal protein S20, whose product MPITKSAKKALRGSQKKKIVNDRKKKTMKEAIKKITKTAKTDPKEAQNMISATYKAIDKAAKTGIIKKNTAARRKSKVSRIVKEAKAK is encoded by the coding sequence ATGCCAATTACAAAATCAGCAAAGAAAGCGCTTCGTGGTTCTCAAAAGAAAAAGATAGTTAACGATAGAAAAAAGAAGACCATGAAGGAGGCAATAAAGAAAATAACAAAAACAGCTAAAACTGATCCAAAAGAAGCACAAAATATGATCAGTGCTACATACAAAGCTATAGACAAGGCTGCAAAAACTGGAATCATCAAGAAAAACACAGCAGCTAGAAGAAAGTCAAAAGTCTCTAGAATTGTAAAAGAAGCAAAAGCAAAGTAA
- the ruvA gene encoding Holliday junction branch migration protein RuvA has product MIGVIRGEIIEKDGKRIIVDTGGVGYSIYMTETDIISTKIGESVFLYTYMAVKENAIELYGFFEEGDKEIFERLLSVSGIGPRSALSILGIAPRETLLRAISSGDSSYLTQVSGIGKKTAEKIVLELRDQLKDIQIDEGLRGKTDALEALISLGYKKEEARDAIKSVSEEIEDLNEMIREALKIISKS; this is encoded by the coding sequence ATGATCGGAGTAATAAGAGGAGAAATTATAGAAAAAGACGGAAAAAGAATAATCGTAGATACAGGAGGTGTTGGATATAGTATCTACATGACAGAGACGGATATAATTAGCACCAAAATAGGAGAATCTGTTTTTTTGTATACCTACATGGCGGTCAAAGAAAACGCCATAGAGTTATATGGATTCTTTGAAGAGGGTGACAAAGAAATATTTGAAAGACTCTTGAGTGTGTCAGGAATAGGGCCAAGGTCTGCTCTTTCTATATTGGGGATTGCACCCAGAGAAACACTCCTCCGTGCTATTTCTTCTGGAGACTCATCTTACCTGACACAAGTTTCAGGAATAGGTAAAAAAACAGCAGAAAAAATAGTTCTGGAACTAAGAGATCAGTTGAAAGATATACAAATAGACGAAGGATTGAGAGGAAAAACAGACGCACTAGAAGCACTGATTTCTCTTGGGTATAAAAAAGAAGAGGCTCGTGATGCAATAAAAAGTGTTTCAGAAGAAATAGAAGATCTGAACGAAATGATACGAGAAGCACTAAAAATAATAAGTAAGTCTTAA